The following proteins come from a genomic window of Anopheles ziemanni chromosome 3, idAnoZiCoDA_A2_x.2, whole genome shotgun sequence:
- the LOC131286413 gene encoding nuclear pore complex protein Nup133 codes for MDRSFSVGMRPAKNTNVSRSRQSLAGSFFAGPGGGGRSNNTTNFTRQGSGRYSLSSRLNVSKQDVVAKSEYNVLETYGLVLPVQVTNMLSYSDRNIPVSVNYSQNGWAWLVQGRRLFVWQYCENPIQKSTSGGGGGGFAKESVSKIARKVGSQIWELMLPHCDIGHKATLVSVFVCEGQTTAGASCMAVSPAGDVRYWQSILHDGSSIDESNILEGQEFQQLVPLGGCEFILATTTCSLVRLSVDLHQGHTSIQARLMKPPSGFLGSIGKRFASIIIGMHNNQERENKLVKITCEKMSANEWHVTVLADRWIQRWALQPNSKTERFLSEDVEIVKKMRDFFHQKLWSTRDVSEIEQWPLDMQPTDRGVIVLSAAANHQRSPQVQYALMTFVFDSNNTFTLTETTMLRYQGLYNPERVTDDMDFRFIANRSFAYVYNERFILPVALSSGPVASTESSVEKIEFSKHENAILMGNCFQNLPLFFTRLNGVVIVTPSDFDPSEMFNSSFSSDVFNSNVSGAADPTMASMKQSIFAPSAINAGNLVLYELDPDELTESFATEPDDPVHLLKAAFIYHVKRNTTMADELIQSLLETTSQRDQVDGVLDRTVLKIAIDLADDTPAADPRWEVTDRHALGSSTSMQIVQQLREKNVAYTLFIEFLHSRGLWDRLGAVSGTTTNTGEIHTTAQCLSDIGEKIVAAIGLRCLHSGHARLLDEAISLVLRQSNRSVPFPNLIPQDLFYAQTSRVEELFHVLAELVDRYVKEERSPIQVQTALVEVNTIILTVLQEVLKFRETKVEMFTVREGLSNRYEYVPWTAASGKRGLRDVLSHMVSTTLREGIKGTAEPEFRAKHFTHMTELVDYVLDGRKTYLEHIHDPDKYDVLLQQYKAQRSDLIYPFLEAEQYEMAAKLAEKYLDFQALVEICDKTNNQERLDEYIERYREHDFAQFAISWHMRQSKQGNILQRFKNNPSELGRFLVDHPSMAWIQLVFNGELLQAAKVLGALAQRELELLARKRVILCLAKLCLLASDGEMHGPLLNELNSELELIEIQENIPSELLEHFGYDSKDVKVLTPDEMVNLFIADVSGISSEKEFHHALALLPYFANPDEVRQRIWCAAIQRDSWEDYNKNSPLDSMQNMLFFKLIDLCFISDGGRLENFLPPLEYFLEAPELGELTDNKSFQYLMRLGYEHIHESYQTN; via the exons ATGGACCGATCGTTTTCCGTCGGTATGCGACCGGCGAAGAATACTAATGTCTCGCGCTCGCGACAATCATTGGCCGGTTCTTTCTTTGCCGGTCCCGGTGGCGGAGGCCGCTCAAACAACACGACCAACTTCACCCGGCAGGGCTCTGG TCGCTACAGCCTTTCGTCTcggttgaacgtttccaaACAGGATGTGGTGGCCAAATCCGAGTACAACGTTCTCGAAACGTACGGACTGGTGCTGCCGGTACAAGTGACAAATATGCTGTCGTACAGCGATCGAAACATTCCCGTGTCGGTAAACTATAGCCAAAATGGATGGGCCTGGTTGGTACAGGGACGCCGGCTGTTCGTTTGGCAGTACTGTGAGAATCCTATTCAAAAATCCAccagcggtggcggcggcgggggGTTTGCTAAGGAATCCGTTTCGAAAATCGCTCGCAAAGTTGGGTCACAAATTTGGGAGCTTATGCTGCCGCACTGCGACATCGGGCACAAGGCGACGCTAGTGTCGGTGTTCGTTTGCGAGGGTCAAACGACGGCCGGGGCGTCCTGTATGGCCGTTTCGCCGGCGGGTGACGTGCGCTACTGGCAGTCGATCCTGCACGACGGTTCGTCAATCGACGAAAGCAACATCCTGGAGGGTCAGGAGTTTCAGCAGCTAGTTCCACTCGGCGGGTGTGAGTTCATCCTGGCCACAACCACGTGCAGTTTGGTAAGATTGAGTGTGGACTTGCATCAGGGGCACACGAGCATCCAGGCGCGGCTCATGAAGCCACCGTCGGGTTTCTTGGGCAGTATTGGCAAACGGTTCGCTTCGATTATCATCGGCATGCACAACAACCAGGAGCGGGAAAAT AAGTTGGTGAAAATTACCTGTGAGAAGATGTCCGCCAATGAGTGGCACGTCACAGTGTTGGCCGACCGCTGGATTCAACGCTGGGCGCTACAACCGAACAGCAAAACTGAGCGATTCCTCAGCGAAGATGTtgaaatcgtgaaaaaaatgCGCGATTTCTTtcaccaaaaactatggagcACACGGGACGTATCGGAAATCGAGCAGTGGCCCCTCGACATGCAACCGACCGACCGTGGCGTGATCGTGCTCTCAGCGGCCGCTAACCACCAGCGATCGCCCCAGGTCCAGTACGCCCTGATGACGTTCGTGTTCGACTCGAATAATACGTTCACGCTGACCGAAACCACCATGCTGCGCTACCAGGGACTTTACAATCCGGAGCGCGTGACGGACGATATGGATTTCCGGTTCATTGCCAATCGAAGCTTCGCCTATGTGTACAACGAGCGGTTCATTTTACCGGTGGCATTAAGCAGCGGACCGGTGGCATCCACCGAAAGCAGCGTGGAGAAGATTGAATTCAGCAAGCACGAAAATGCAATCCTGATGGGCAATTGCTTCCAAAACTTGCCACTGTTTTTCACCCGCCTAAACGGGGTCGTCATCGTCACACCGTCGGACTTTGATCCGAGCGAGATGTTCAACTCGTCGTTCTCGTCGGACGTGTTCAATTCGAACGTTTCCGGCGCTGCCGACCCGACCATGGCTTCGATGAAGCAGTCAATCTTCGCACCGTCCGCAATCAATGCGGGCAATCTGGTGCTGTACGAGCTGGATCCGGACGAGCTGACCGAATCGTTCGCAACCGAGCCGGACGATCCGGTGCATTTGCTGAAGGCCGCCTTCATCTATCACGTCAAGCGAaacacaacaatggcggatgAACTCATCCAATCGCTGTTGGAGACGACCTCGCAACGCGACCAAGTCGACGGGGTGCTCGATCGTACAGTGCTTAAGATAGCGATCGATCTGGCCGACGACACACCGGCGGCTGATCCACGCTGGGAAGTGACCGACCGGCACGCCCTCGGATCGTCTACCTCGATGCAAATCGTCCAGCAGCTGCGAGAGAAAAACGTTGCGTACACACTGTTCATCGAGTTCCTGCACAGTCGAGGCCTCTGGGACCGTTTGGGTGCGGTCAGTGGCACCACAACAAATACGGGAGAGATCCACACTACGGCGCAGTGTCTCTCGGACATCGGGGAGAAGATAGTGGCCGCCATTGGGCTACGTTGCCTGCACAGTGGCCACGCGCGACTACTCGACGAAGCGATCAGTCTGGTGCTGCGCCAATCGAACCGCTCGGTTCCGTTTCCCAATCTCATCCCGCAGGACCTTTTCTACGCACAGACCAGCCGAGTGGAGGAGCTTTTCCATGTACTCGCCGAACTGGTCGACCGGTACGTAAAGGAGGAACGCAGTCCCATTCAGGTCCAGACGGCCCTGGTCGAAGTGAACACGATCATACTGACCGTGCTGCAGGAGGTACTTAAGTTCCGTGAAACAAAGGTTGAAATGTTCACGGTGCGAGAGGGGCTGAGCAATCGGTACGAGTACGTCCCGTGGACGGCAGCTTCGGGGAAACGTGGTTTGAGGGATGTCCTGTCGCACATGGTCAGCACCACGCTGCGGGAAGGAATTAAAGGAACGGCCGAACCTGAGTTccgcgccaaacacttcacgcATATGACCGAACTGGTCGACTACGTTCTGGATGGACGCAAGACGTACCTGGAGCACATCCACGATCCGGATAAATACGACGTCTTGCTGCAGCAGTACAAAGCACAAAGAAGTGACCTAATCTACCCATTTT TGGAAGCAGAGCAGTACGAGATGGCGGCAAAGCTGGCCGAAAAATATCTGGACTTCCAGGCGCTGGTGGAAATCTGCGACAAAACCAACAACCAGGAGCGTCTGGACGAGTACATTGAGCGCTACCGGGAGCATGATTTCGCACAGTTTGCCATCAGCTGGCACATGCGCCAGAGCAAACAAGGGAACATACTGCAGCGCTTCAAGAACAATCCGTCCGAGCTGGGCCGCTTCCTGGTCGATCACCCGTCCATGGCCTGGATTCAACTCGTGTTCAACGGGGAGCTGTTGCAGGCGGCCAAAGTGCTCGGTGCGTTGGCACAGCGTGAATTGGAACTGTTGGCCCGCAAACGGGTGATACTTTGCCTCGCAAAGCTTTGCCTGCTGGCGTCCGACGGGGAGATGCACGGGCCGCTACTAAACGAGCTCAACTCCGAGCTGGAACTGATCGAGATCCAGGAAAATATTCCATCCGAACTGCTGGAACACTTCGGTTACGACTCGAAGGACGTGAAGGTTCTCACACCGGACGAAATGGTCAAT CTCTTCATTGCCGATGTGTCCGGTATATCAAGCGAAAAAGAGTTCCACCACGCACTGGCTCTTTTGCCATACTTCGCTAATCCGGACGAGGTGCGCCAGCGGATCTGGTGCGCTGCCATCCAGCGCGACTCGTGGGAAGATTACAACAAAAACTCCCCACTCGATAGCATGCAGAATATGCTGTTCTTCAAGCTGATCGATCTGTGCTTCATCTCTGACGGGGGACGGCTGGAGAATTTTCTTCCGCCGCTGGAATACTTCCTGGAAGCGCCAGAGCTAGGCGAGCTCACCGATAACAAATCGTTTCAGTATCTCATGCGGCTCGGTTACGAGCACATTCACGAGTCGTATCAAACGAACTGA
- the LOC131284618 gene encoding chorion peroxidase, producing MVMVDERTPLTSEPTPALSGPSGGNVHHLKSHETLRERQVRRFQCWICSAILGAFGLAVLISISYIIFGDATKTPLDGANTTAADFPELLNLISFPLADEPTPQWSEPDITDEAKAAAIAEGEKDLGDKELLEETLSSPPVQSPSFRHQKSVGATVAARLAAKVGFVEDRATKALLRKVSNRQRKGSVGRGPKIDLPRLLHRGECDFNARYRTANGTCNNKEYPHEYGVAMIPFRRQLNPDYGDGISAPRVGVDGTELPSARHVSLDIHRPSYRSDPNFSVMLAVWGQFLDHDITSTALNQGVDGKPIECCDPGQPQHPECFPVPIGPGDPYFHQYNVTCMNFVRSVPAPTGHFGPRQQLNQATAFIDGSVVYGSDDERMRALRTGVEGRLRMLRTPDGRDLLPVSTDPLDGCNEQEMNAAGKYCFESGDARANENLHLTSMHLIWARHHNTLAEGLAKVNPHWDDERLFQEARRILGAQMQHITYGEFVPLIVGNETAVGMGLVPDPESGRDTYNVSVDASIANVFAGAAFRFAHTLLPGLMKKTRNPAASASGVELHKMLFNPYALYARGGLDDALGGAISTELARYDQYFSPELTEKLFERADEHLLHGQPCGLDLVSLNIQRGRDHGLPAYPSWRKHCHLTPADSWDELEKIADPVSFAQMKAIFHDPANVDVYSGALSEPPVKDGIVGPLLTCLIADQFVRLKQGDSFWYERRQGPQRFTEGQLQQIYDTKLSSIICRNSDTIEQSPVYLMKRTDPQTNPETNCNQLDTFDFDQFREDREYHHNRHAKIATDRMKVLVMAPKTTVTATPGVTTTATMMDGKEPVTELETTTNEPLPSTTGASV from the exons ATGGTCATGGTGGACGAAAGGACTCCGCTCACGTCGGAACCGACGCCTGCATTGTCGGGTCCTTCCGGTGGTAACGTGCACCATCTCAAGTCTCATGAAACCCTTCGCGAGCGCCAGGTGCGCCGATTCCAGTGTTGGATCTGTTCGGCAATACT TGGAGCTTTTGGGTTAGCCGTTTTGATCAGTATAAGTTACATCATATTTGGCGATGCAACGAAGACGCCCCTCGATGGGGCTAACACCACGGCGGCGGATTTTCCTGAGCTACTAAATCTCATTAGCTTCCCACTAGCCG ATGAACCCACTCCTCAGTGGTCGGAACCGGATATCACCGACGAAGCAAAGGCGGCCGCCATCGCCGAAGGTGAAAAAGACCTCGGTGACAAAGAGCTGCTGGAGGAAACCCTTTCATCCCCTCCGGTCCAGTCGCCCTCTTTCCGACATCAAAAGTCGGTTGGAGCAACGGTGGCCGCTCGGTTGGCCGCTAAGGTTGGCTTCGTGGAGGATCGTGCTACGAAAGCGCTCCTGCGAAAGGTTAGCAACCGCCAGCGGAAGGGATCGGTTGGCAGGGGACCGAAGATCGATCTACCGCGGTTGCTCCACCGGGGCGAGTGTGACTTTAATGCCCGATACCGAACCGCTAATGGAACCTGCAATAATAAGGAGTATCCGCACGAGTACGGTGTAGCGATGATACCGTTCCGCCGTCAGCTAAATCCGGACTACGGTGATGGCATTTCCGCCCCACGTGTCGGCGTCGATGGAACGGAGCTGCCGAGTGCGCGACACGTTTCGCTCGACATCCATCGGCCATCGTACCGGAGTGATCCCAATTTTTCCGTCATGCTCGCGGTGTGGGGACAGTTTCTGGATCACGATATCACGTCAACGGCACTGAACCAGGGCGTCGACGGGAAACCGATCGAGTGCTGTGACCCGGGACAGCCGCAACATCCCGAGTGCTTCCCAGTGCCCATTGGACCGGGCGACCCATACTTCCATCAGTACAACGTCACGTGTATGAACTTTGTCCGCTCGGTTCCCGCTCCAACCGGACACTTCGGTCCCAGGCAGCAACTCAATCAAGCGACGGCTTTCATCGACGGTTCGGTCGTGTACGGGTCGGACGATGAGCGTATGAGGGCACTGCGGACCGGTGTCGAGGGTCGTCTGCGGATGTTGCGTACTCCGGACGGACGGGATCTTCTACCCGTTTCGACCGACCCGCTGGATGGTTGCAACGAGCAGGAAATGAACGCGGCCGGCAAGTATTGCTTTGAGTCGGGAGATGCTCGGGCAAACGAAAACTTACACCTCACCTCGATGCATCTGATCTGGGCGCGGCACCACAACACTCTAGCCGAGGGGTTGGCCAAAGTGAACCCACACTGGGACGATGAACGACTGTTTCAGGAGGCTCGTCGTATCCTTGGCGCGCAGATGCAACACATCACCTACGGGGAGTTCGTTCCACTGATCGTCGGAAACGAGACAGCGGTAGGGATGGGACTCGTACCCGATCCGGAGAGTGGCCGTGACACCTACAACGTGTCCGTGGACGCGTCGATTGCGAACGTGTTCGCTGGCGCCGCGTTCCGATTCGCACACACGCTTCTGCCGGGGTTGATGAAGAAAACGCGCAATCCGGCCGCTTCCGCATCGGGCGTGGAGTTGCACAAGATGCTATTCAACCCGTACGCGCTTTACGCACGCGGTGGGTTGGACGATGCACTCGGCGGAGCAATTAGCACCGAGTTGGCCCGGTACGATCAGTACTTCTCACCCGAACTAACCGAGAAGCTGTTCGAGCGTGCCGACGAACACCTACTCCACGGGCAACCGTGTGGATTGGATCTGGTTTCGCTGAACATTCAGCGCGGCCGGGATCACGGTCTTCCGGCTTACCCGAGCTGGAGAAAACACTGCCATTTGACGCCGGCCGACAGCTGGGATGAGTTGGAAAAGATTGCCGATCCGGTATCGTTCGCGCAGATGAAGGCTATCTTCCACGACCCGGCCAATGTGGACGTCTATTCGGGGGCGCTCAGTGAACCGCCGGTGAAGGATGGCATCGTCGGGCCTCTACTAACGTGTCTCATTGCGGACCAGTTCGTCCGACTGAAGCAAGGTGATTCGTTTTGGTACGAGCGTCGTCAAGGACCACAACGGTTCACGGAAG GCCAACTACAGCAGATCTACGATACGAAGCTATCGAGCATTATCTGTCGCAACTCGGACACCATCGAGCAGTCGCCGGTCTACCTCATGAAGCGCACCGACCCACAGACGAACCCCGAGACGAACTGCAACCAGCTGGATACGTTCGACTTCGACCAGTTTAGGGAGGACCGTGAGTATCACCACAATCGCCATGCAAAGATCGCCACCGATCGGATGAAGGTGTTGGTAATGGCACCGAAGACCACTGTGACTGCCACCCCCGGAGTCACCACAACCGCCACGATGATGGACGGGAAGGAGCCGGTTACGGAACTTGAAACGACAACCAACGAACCGCTTCCATCGACTACGGGTGCTTCGGTTTAA
- the LOC131286698 gene encoding uncharacterized protein LOC131286698: MRITRYSRSSGRGEFHQRMFGYPYQRGRRGGHSFPQFREYPNPSQPPAYNANSYYGHERRSRAVSPDDRLLLTQREDMLPLSVDRESRERYRRERSRSQRSFSRDRSLSSVLSEISSGSSCFGTVRASEAYGSPVYEDLTDDDIHSMEQELSDGSSMDLSIAPPPVLKHKKRKKDKRKKEKAKERERKRAKRERRRQKEILEERICPPDREVAQSKEIFASGQNILVSVSFIDNDNGKERSDRHKKSKRKKTKREKHREKLTVVTKEELSLEETKRSPRKGTTSPSHDHDTATADQKCDIRKPTPTQQDQEQGPNAAQQQPQPSTHQSPQSQPHPKKKKLDPGVKPVMVIDLERSPSGQVISSPKEVIVLSDEEGKKAQRAGKEEPQATETDLNNRGPNTPPEPAPKSPDSYDPFEPTKSSPSTGISRHDIGSISSLSLSKEAKNEFLHHPHGHHHHHHGHHHHHHGHGVPLGPSDHASESAGFANDDSILDLHPESPFDKLDVLASPSRMTTHPTLQYYRHHHQSPMKAIIKSMPKKLLQSSATRESRSHSGAAKNNTGTLGGGGTTSGGATASGGAPFEDELNDGDISPYSPRSSDCDEQMFEPPNPERNGETQTIALTVDNVRKVFGNDPKTLYGDLRKSFQHRSVIAVDEMYKPHKMTLEMLDEIPDSAVDLQVKEKLVQKLQRQERIVEEVKHCLKPHFNKKRIDKDEYKEIMRKSIPKICHSRSGEINPVKIEALITAYVKKAIAKRKLMAGEGSASGTPMANALMGYGLPSTAGVAPVMLANR, translated from the exons ATGGACACGAACGACGAAGCCGCGCCGTTTCGCCGGACGACAGATTGTTATTGACGCAGCGCGAAGATATGCTGCCGTTGTCGGTGGATCGGGAGTCACGGGAACGATACCGCCGAGAACGATCCCGATCCCAGCGGTCGTTCAGCCGAGACCGCAGTTTATCATCCGTACTGAGCGAAATAAGCTCCGGAAGCAGTTGTTTTGGTACGGTTCGAGCGAGTGAAGCTTACGGTAGCCCTGTTTACGAAGATCTGACGGACGATGATATCCACTCAATGGAACAGGAGCTCTCGGATGGGTCGTCGATGGACCTTTCGATTGCCCCTCCGCCGGTGCTGAAGCATAAGAAGCGTAAGAaagacaaacgaaaaaaagaaaaggccaAGGAACGGGAACGTAAGCGGGCGAAAAGGGAACGGCGCCGTCAGAAGGAGATCCTCGAGGAACGCATCTGTCCACCGGACCGTGAAGTGGCACAGTCGAAAGAAATATTTGCCTCCGGACAGAACATTCTGGTCAGCGTTAGTTTTATCGATAATGACAATGGCAAGGAGCGCAGCGACAGgcacaaaaaaagcaaacggaaGAAGACAAAGCGTGAGAAGCACCGGGAGAAGCTTACCGTCGTCACCAAAGAGGAACTTTCGCtcgaagaaacaaaacgaagtcCCCGAAAGGGTACTACGAGCCCGAGTCATGACCATGATACGGCGACCGCGGATCAAAAGTGCGATATTCGCAAGCCAACACCAACGCAACAGGATCAGGAGCAGGGACCGAATGCGGCCCAACAACAGCCTCAGCCATCAACCCATCAATCCCCTCAAAGCCAACCGCATCCCAAGAAAAAGAAGCTTGATCCTGGGGTCAAACCTGTGATGGTGATTGATCTTGAGCGATCGCCTTCCGGACAGGTAATATCCAGCCCGAAGGAGGTGATCGTTCTGAGCGATGAGGAAGGTAAAAAGGCGCAGCGTGCTGGCAAGGAGGAGCCACAGGCTACCGAGACAGATTTGAACAATCGTGGGCCGAACACTCCACCTGAGCCGGCGCCCAAGTCACCCGACTCTTACGATCCGTTCGAGCCCACAAAATCGTCCCCCAGCACGGGAATTTCGAGGCATGATATAGGCAGCATATCGTCACTCAGCTTATCAAAGGAggccaaaaatgaatttctcCACCACCCTCAcggtcaccatcatcaccatcatggccaccaccatcaccatcacggtCACGGCGTACCACTTGGTCCATCTGATCATGCCAGTGAATCCGCCGGCTTTGCGAACGATGACAGCATCCTCGATCTGCACCCGGAGTCTCCGTTCGACAAGCTGGACGTCCTCGCCAGTCCATCGAGGATGACAACACACCCAACGTTGCAATAttaccgccaccaccaccagtcgCCGATGAAAGCGATCATCAAATCGATGCCTAAAAAACTGCTCCAGTCTAGCGCCACCCGTGAATCGCGGTCACATTCCGGGGCAGCTAAAAATAACACCGGCACGTTGGGAGGAGGAGGTACGACCAGTGGTGGAGCGACGGCAAGCGGTGGCGCTCCGTTCGAGGACGAACTGAACGATGGGGACATTTCGCCCTACTCACCACGATCGAGCGATTGCGACGAGCAAATGTTTGAACCACCGAACCCGGAACGGAACGGCGAAACGCAAACGATTGCGCTGACGGTGGACAACGTGCGGAAGGTGTTCGGCAATGATCCGAAAACGTTGTATGGTGATCTCCGGAAAAGCTTCCAGCATCGATCGGTTATAGCGGTGGATGAAATGTATAAAc ctCATAAAATGACACTTGAAATGCTCGATGAAATACCGGACTCCGCGGTTGACCTGCAGGTTAAGGAGAAG CTGGTGCAAAAACTTCAACGACAAGAAAGGATAGTTGAAGAGGTCAAGCATTGCCTGAAACCACACTTTAACAAAAAACGTATCGACAAGGATGAGTACAAGGAAATTATGAGGAAATCAATTCCCAAG ATCTGTCACAGCCGTTCGGGTGAAATAAATCCGGTTAAAATAGAGGCCCTCATAACGGCGTACGTTAAGAAAGCCATCGCAAAACGGAAACTGATGGCCGGCGAGGGTTCCGCGTCAGGCACTCCGATGGCGAACGCGCTGATGGGCTACGGGCTGCCATCAACGGCGGGTGTCGCGCCGGTAATGCTAGCGAACCGTTGA